Within the Devosia lucknowensis genome, the region ATGGCGATGCGATGGAATCCTCGCGCGAGGTGCGCATCCTCAAGGACCTGCGCGGCGAGATCGCCGGCCGCGACGTCCTCGTGGTCGAGGACATCATCGACACCGGGCATACGCTCAAGCACGTGCTCGAAATCCTCGAGACGCGTCATCCGCGCCGCATGGAAGTCTGCGCCCTCCTCAACAAGCCCAGCCGCCGCGAGGCCGAAGTCCCAGCAAAATGGATCGGCTTCGACATTCCCGACGAATTCGTCGTCGGCTACGGCATCGACTACGCCCAGCGCAACCGCAACCTGCCCCACATCGGCAAGGTGCGGTTTGTGGATGAACAGCCTTAGCAAGCACCGGGTCCTACATCACCGCCCCGACCTGCCAGGGCACGAACTCGTTGTCGCCATAGCCCAGCGCTTCCGACTTGGTTTCCTCGCCCGAAGCCACGCGCAGCATGAGATCGAAAATCTCCTGCCCCTTGGCCTCGATGCTCACACCCTCGACGATATCGCCGCAATTGATGTCCATGTCCTCGGTCATGCGCTGATACATGTCCGAATTGGTGGCGAGCTTGATCGAGGGCACCGGCTTGCAGCCATAGGCCGAGCCGCGCCCGGTAGTGAAGGCCAGGATATTGGCGCCACCGGCCACCTGCCCTGTCGCCGACACCGGGTCGAAGCCGGGCGTATCCATGAACACGAACCCCTTTTCCGTGACCTTCTCGGCATATTCGTAGACCGCCGTCAGTGGCGTCGTGCCACCCTTGGCCGCCGCACCGAGCGACTTCTCGAGGATGGTCGTCAGCCCACCCAGCTTGTTGCCGGGCGAGGGATTGTTGTTCATCTCGCCCCTGTTACGCCGCGTGTAGTCTTCCCACCAGTGGATGCGCTCGATCAGCTTCTCGCCCACGTCGCGCGATGCGGCGCGCCGCGTCAGCAGATGCTCCGCCCCATAGATTTCCGGCGTCTCCGAAAGAATGGCCGTACCGCCATTGCGCACCAGGATATCCGCCGCAACGCCGAGCGCCGGGTTGGCGGTAATGCCCGAATAGCCGTCCGATCCCCCGCATTGCAGGGCCAGCGTCAGGTGGCTGGCATCCACCGTCTCGCGCCGTGCCGCAGCCGCGATCGGCAGCATCTCCTTGACCTTCTCGACACCCCACTCGATCATCCTGCGCGTGCCGCCGCGCTCCTGGATCGTCATGGTCTGGAAGGTCTCGCCCTCCTCGATGCCGTAGAGCTCCTTCATCCGGCCGATCTGGAACACTTCGCATCCCAGGCCCACCAGCAGCGCCGCGCCCAGATTGGGGTTGGACGTATAGCCCCACTGCGTGCGCTTCAGAATATCGAAGCCTTCGCCCCGGCTTTCCATGCCGCAACCCGTGCCGTGAACGAAGGGCACGACACCGTCGATCTCCGGATAATCCTCGAGCAGGCCCGAGCGATTGACCGCATCGGCCACGAACTTGGCCACCGTCGCCGAGCAGTTCACCGAGGTCAGGATGCCGATGTAATTGCGCGTCCCGACCGTGCCGTTCGCCCGCTTGTAGCCCTGGAACGTCGCTCGTTGCGCCGGCGGCAGGAAATCCACCGGCACCGCGCCTTCGGCAAAGGCATAGTCATGCGTCAGCGTGCCGTCGGGTCCGCCCATGCCGCAATTGTGCTCGTGCACCCAGTCGCCCGGAACGATTGCCTCGCTCGCAAAGCCGATGATCTGCCCGAACTTGACCACCGCCTCGCCCGCCCCGATCGGTCGCGTCGCGAACTTGTGCCCGCGCGGCACGCGGCGCACGATGGAAACGCCCTGCGCGGTTTCCGTTCCGACGTCGAGATTGGCCAGCGCCACGGCGATATTGTCGGCTGCATTCAGAACCAGCGTCTTGCCTTGCGGCGGGGTCAGGATGTCATTCATCGCTCAGGGCCTTGGGTCAGGTAAGGGTGCTTTACGCCTTTGGAAATTCCCCGCAGATTGCGCCCGCAATCGGAGGGACCGGCATTGTCATTCAGCGCTCGACTAACTAACATGTTAGCATGAAAACGGAAGTCGGTCCTTATCAATTTCTAGGCGCAGCAGGCGATTTCTCGCGCGGCACCGTCACGGTCGATGTCACCAATGCGCTGCGCCATGCCATCGTGACGCTGGCGCTGCCCCCCGGCACCGTGCTCGACAAGACGGCCATCTGCGCCCAGCTCGGGGTCTCCCGTTTCCCCGTCAGCGAGGCGCTGGCGCGGCTGGCCGATGAGGGCTTGGTCGATATTCTGCCCCAGCGCGGCTCCATCGTCTCCCGGGTCAAGATCGCCGACGTCCGCGAATACATGCTCATTCGCAAGGGTCTCGAGAGCGAGGCGCTCCGCGTGCTCATCGGCCGGCACGATGCCGACGCCATCGAAGCCCTGCATGCCAACATGGCCGCCCAGCGCGATGCAGCGGCCCGCGACGACGCCGAAACCTTCCACCAGATCGACGTCGATTTCCACGACATCATCTTCCGCTCCCTGCGCATGACCAAGGTCAAGTCGATCATCGACAAGGCTCGCGCCAATCTCGACCGCGCCCGGCGCCTGATCATCACGCCACGCCGTCTCAACCATACCATCGCCGAGCATCAGGCCATCTTCGATGGCATCCTTGCGCGCGACACCCAACAGGCCATGACGGCGATCCGGGCCCATATCGATGCGGTCATGGTCGAACTCTTCGCCTTCGCCCAGGCCCATCCGTCGCTGTTCGCCGACGGCCACGATTTCACCGCCGAGGACAACGACTTTCCCTTCGGCTAGCGAGAAACGGATCATGCTGAAAAACATTCCCGCCCTACTGGGGCCTGAGCTGCTCTCGACCCTGCGCGCCATGGGACACGGCGACGAACTGGTCATCGCCGATGCCAATTTTCCGGCCGAGTTCCTGGGTCCGCTGGTGATCCGCGCCGATGGCATCACAGCCACGGCCATGCTCGATGCCGTCCTGACGCTGCTCCCACTCGATCAGTTCGTCGATGAAACCGCCATCGGCATGCAGGTGGTCGGCGAGCCGGCTGCGCGCCAGCCCATCGACGACGAGTTTGAAGCCATCATCGCCCGCCACGAACCCGAAAAGCACTATTCCAAGATCGAGCGCTTCGCCTTCTACGACCGCGCCCGCAAGGCCGCCGCCGTCATCCAGACCGGCGAAACCCGCCTCTATGGCAATATCATCCTCAAGAAGGGCGTCATCCGCCCCACGTCTGCTGAATTCTCGGAGAGACCACAATGAAACTGCTTCGCGTTGGCGCCAAGGGCGCTGAAAAGCCCGCAATCTTTGCCGCCGACGGCACGATCCGTGATCTCTCCGGCGTCGTGCCGGATATCGCCGGGGCGACCCTGCTGCCCGAGGGCCTGGCCAGGATAGCAGCGACAGACATCGACACCCTGCCACAGCTTTCGGCGTCCGAGCGGATCGGACCCTGCGTGGGCAATGTCGGCAAGTTCATCTGCATCGGCCTCAACTACGCCGATCACGCTGCCGAAACCGGCGCCAAGATCCCCGAGGAGCCGATCATCTTCATGAAGGCCACCAGCGCCATCATCGGCCCCAATGACGACGTGATCATCCCAAAATACGCCATCAAGCCCGACTGGGAGGTCGAGCTGGCCGTGGTCATCGGTAAGGAGGCCCGCTACGTCGAGGAGGCCGACGCGCTCGACCATGTCGCCGGCTACTGCGTCTGCAACGACGTCTCCGAACGGCACTTCCAGACCGAGCGCGGCGGCACCTGGGACAAGGGCAAGGGCGCCGACACCTTCGGGCCCATCGGTCCCTGGCTCGTCACCCGCGACGAAGTTCCCGATCCGCAGAACCTCAAGATGTGGCTCGAAGTCGATGGCAAGCGCTATCAGGATGGCTCGACCACGACGATGATCTTCGGCATCGCCAAGATCGTTTCCTACGTCTCCCACTTCATGAGCCTCCAGCCCGGCGACGTCATCACCACAGGCACGCCCCCCGGCGTCGGCATGGGTGTCCGCCCCGAGCCCGTCTGGCTCAAACCCGGCAATGTCATGCATCTGGGCATCCAGGGTCTGGGCGAACAGCGGCAGAACGTGAAGGCCTACTCGGCCTGAAATCTCCACCTCCTTCATAAGGCCTGACCTTCCTCCTCCTCCCCCTCCTTAAGGGGGAGGCCGGGTGGGGGTGCACCCAACACCACCACCGATCCGTCCTCGGGCTCGACCCGAGGACCACGCGCAGCACCCACCAGATTGCAAATGACCCTCGGATCAAGTCCGGTGGCTGCCCAGCGGGGGTGAAACCTCTCCTTGCCCCCACTGCCCGCACAAGCTAAGCCCCTTGCCATCCTGGGGAGGAGCTCGTGACAACCTTCGACAACACCCTCAACGCCGACGGCGCCCTCATCGTCGGTGCTGGTCTCGCAGGCCTCTTCACTGCGCTCAAGCTCGCGCCGCGTCCGGTCACCGTGCTCTCGCCCAAGCCGCTCGGCACCGGCGCCTCCTCCGCCTGGGCGCAGGGCGGGGTCGCTGCGGCCATGGGTGAAGGTGACAGCCCTCATGCTCATGCGCAGGACACCGAAATGGCCGGCGCCGGCATCGTCGATCATGGCATCGCCGAAAGCGTCACGGCAGAAGCCGTAGCGCGCATCGAAGACCTCGCCCGCTGGGGCACCCCTTTCGATCGGGACGATTTCGGCAATTTCGAGCTCGGGCGCGAGGCGGCCCACTCCGCCAACCGCATCGTCAAGGTCGAAGGTGATCGCGCCGGCTGGGCCATCATGCAGGCCATCATCGCCCAGGTGCGCAAGACGCCCTCGATCCGCGTCGTTGAAGGCATCACGGCCCTCAGCCTCGCGCGCGACAACGGCCGCATCGTCGGCATCTATGGACGGCGCCTTGGCGATCGCTATTCCGAACCCATCTTCATTCGCGCGCGCGCCACCGTTCTCGCCGCCGGTGGCCTGGGCGGCCTTTATGCGGTCACCACCAATCCGCCCGGCGTGCGTGGCCACGCCCTGGGCATGGCGGCGCGCGCAGGGGCCATCATTGCCGACCCCGAATTCGTGCAGTTCCACCCCACCGCCATCGCCACGGGTGCCGATCCGGCCCCGCTCGCCACCGAAGCGCTGCGCGGCGAAGGCGCCATTCTCGTCAACGATCTGGGCGAGCGCTTCATGCCCGCCATTCATCCCGATGCCGAGCTGGCCCCGCGCGATGTCGTCGCCCGCGCCAATTTCCGGCAGATCCAGGCCGGACGGCAGGTCTTTCTCGATACGCGTCAGGCGCTGGGAGCCGATATCCTCACCCGTTTCCCCACCGTCTCGAAATATTGCCGCGACGCCGGCATCGACCCGGTCAACGGCATGATCCCGGTGACGCCCGCTGCCCATTTCCACATGGGCGGCGTCAAGGTCGACGAACGTGGGCGCTCGTCACTGCCGGGCCTATGGGTTTGTGGCGAAGCAAGCTGCACGGGCCTGCATGGCGCCAATCGCCTGGCATCCAATTCCCTGCTCGAGGCCGTGGTCTATGGCGCGCGGATCGCAGAGGATATCGGCGGTCTCGAACCGCAGCGCGAACTCACGCCCTTCAAGGGCATCGAGTGGGATGAGGCCGAGGGCGCCCGGGCCGAGGAAGTGCTTCGCAACACCCCCGCCGTGCAGGACCTGCGCCGGGTCATGACCGATCTTGTCGGCGTCGAGCGCGACGCCGCAGGCCTGCGCACCGCCCTTCGCGAGATCGCCCGTCTCGAGGCCACGGCCGAACGGGTCACAAGCGCCTATCTCAACATGACCACCTCGGCCACGCTCGTCGCCGCGGCGGCCCTGAAACGCACCGAGAGCCGCGGCGGTCACTTCCGCATCGACTTCCCCGACTCCAACGAAGCCTGGGAACACCACACCGAAATGACGCTGTCAGAAGCGCTTTCCATCCGCGCGGAAGCCTGACGACAGCGCTCACTCGGTCAGCAAATACGTCGCCAGCGCCGTCAGGTCTTCGTCCGTCCAATGCGAGGTGGAATCGGCGATCACTTCGCCCATCGAACCGCCCAGCACGTCGAAGCCCGGGGTAAACCCGTCCTTGAGCGTCTGCACCAGCGTTGGCACATCGTAACCTTCTTCGGTAAGCGCCGCGGCCGTCAGCGCCGGAGCCCGACCGCCGGTTCCGCCGGGCGAGCCGGTGAGGGCCTTGTCCCATTCGAGCGCCCCCAGCGCGTTGCGGGGCGTGTGGCAGGCCACACAATGGGCCGGGCCATAAGCGAGATACTTGCCGCGATTGTACTGCTCGCTCTGTCCCTCCTCGGGGCTGAAGCGCGCCGGGCGGAAGAACAGGTTCTGCCAGCCGGCCATCGCCAGCCGGATGTTGAACGGGAACGGCACCTGGCTTTCGCCCGCCGGCGTCGAAACCGGTTCCGTCGCCATCAGTGCGGCATAGAGATCGACGATCTCCTGGTCGCTCATCAGCGTGTAGTTTTCATAGGGGAAGGTTGGATAGAGGTGCCCCTGCGGTCCCATGCCATTGCTCATGGCATCGGAGAACTGCTGCACCGTCCACCGGCCGATGCCGACATCCGGGTCCGAGGTGATATTGGGCGGAACGAACGTACCAAATGCGGTTTCGAGGCCGACGCCGCCGGCCAGTTCCGCACCGCCGGCAGCAGCATTGGTGTGGCAGGCGACGCATCCGCCCAGGCGGATCAGGTAGTCACCGCGCGCCACATCCCCGACAAGGGTCAGGTCGCGCGCCGGCCCCGTCACCGGCTTGAGGAAATAGGCCGCGGTCGCCGCGCCCAGAACCACCACGACACCCAGAACAATCCATCTCCGCCGCATGACGAACACCCCAAGACGCTATCACGGGATAGAGAGCAGAGCGGCATCGCGCTGGCAACTAACGGAAATGTTAGCTTTAGGCTGCGAGCACCGCATCGACTTCGCCCCGGCTCGGCGGCTGGCATCCCTTGCGCCCGCAATTGATCCCGGCCACCACGGCGCCGAACCGCAGCATCTCGGCCAGCGCCTCGGCGTCCAGCGCAGCGAGCCCGCCCGGCTTCAGCGCCCCGGCTTCGGCCAGCCATGTCAGTATGCCCGCCATGAGGCTGTCGCCTGCCCCCACCGTGTCCCCGAAGACCGGCGGCGCGTAGATCGGCGCCACGGCTTCCCCGGCTGCGGTAAAGGCACGGCTTCCGTGCTCGCCCAGCGTCACCACCACCAGTTCACACCGCGGCCGCGCCAGCAGTTCTGCCGCATGCGCCTCGATGCTGGTCCCTGGCTTGAGCCAGTCGTGGTCCTCTTCCGAGAGCTTGACCACATGGGCTGTATCGAGGAAAGCCGAGAGCCGGCTGCGATAGCCCGCCTCGTCGTCGATCAGTTTGTCGCGCACATTGATGTCGATCGAGATCGTTGCGCCCCGCTCGACTGCTGCCGCGACCACGTCGGTCCAGATGGCGGCGTCGTCGGCGCGGATCGGGGAGAAGCCGCCGATCTGGTAAAGCGCGATCCGCTCCGGCAGCGCCGCGATCAGGCCCTCGCGGGTGAACGCGCGGTCGGCATGCCGCTCGAAGACGTAGGATGCCTGCATCTTCTCGTTAAAGGTCACGATCGCCTTGGTGGTCGGCTCCGGCACGCGGTCTTTGAGCAACACCGCGACGCCCGCCTCCGCCAGCGGCTTGAGCAGCAGGTCGCCATACTGGTCCTGGCTGATCGGGCAGAGAAAACCCGTCGCGTTTCCCAGCTTGGAGAGGGCGATCGCGCAGTTGAAGGGTGATCCACCCGCCAGCGCCACGCGCTCGGCATCCGCAGCGGCCGAAACCGGCACCAGGTCAATCAGGCTTTCGCCCCCAACTACGAACATGCGTCCCTCCCGAGTGCTGCGCTGGCCGCTGCATAGCACTTTCGGATCACTTGTCACCATCGGCCTCTTTATGCACGCCGGGGATTTGGTCTCGGCGGCCAAAGCTGCTACACCCTCCCCGGGCAGCGGCAGCGTTGCTTCCGTCCGGGCTATGGGGCCCGGAACGCACTATGTTAGGAAAGTTTTTGCAGGTTCAGGTACGCGACAACAATGTCGATCAGGCCCTTCGGGTCCTCAAGAAGCGCCTCCAGCGCGAAGGCGTGTTCCGGGAGATGAAACTCCGGAAGTATTTCGAAAAACCCTCTGAAGAACGTGTCCGGCGCAAGGCCGAAGCCGTGCGGCGCAGCCGCAAGGCGGCGCGCAAGCAGGCGATCCGCGAAGGCCTGATCGCCGCGCCCAAGCGCCCCGAGCGCACCTTCGGCAGTCGCCCCGGCGGCGCTCGCTAGCGTTTCAGGCTCTTCGGCCGGGCCGCCTGGCCTGGCCGAGCGCCTCGAGGCGCGCATGCATCCGCCGGATCTGGCCCGGACCGAAATCCGCTGCGCCGATTCGCAGCGATGCGCCCCTCAGGCTCACCGGCGCGGCCTGCTCCATGGCAAAGCGCACCGCGCGTGCAGCAGTCCCGAAATGACGGCCGCCCAAAGCCTGTGCGGTGGTGACGTCGCTGCCCAGGAACAATTCCCCGGGCGCGCTCAAGATATCGAAATTCATTGTGTTATGGTCTTTCTGCCGGCACTCCGGCCGGTCTTCGGCGCAAGGCGCGCCAGGGGATGATCCGCGCCACATTGGGCGCCCCGATCTCCCGGTAACGATGATGATTGCCAGCGATTTCCAGCCAACCTGCCTGCCAGCGCTGACGCGTGACGAAGCCGGCTGCTAGCGCTTGCTGATGGCGATGGTGAAGGCGGTTTCGTTTTCGGCCAGCGCCGTTTTGGTGGCGGAACTGGGGGCAAGGTCGCCCTCTTCCACCACCCGCTCGATGTTTTCGCCCAGCGATTTGACCCGGTACAGCACCGGCCCGCGTTCATGCGGAAGGCAGGTGATGACCTCGCACGGCCCCGACGGACGGTTGCTGAGGCGCGGTGCGGAGCGCAGTTCCAGCATCTGGCCGGCTGTGTAACGGTGCGACATGGTCTGCTCCTTCCGACGGTACCGACGCCTTGAAGGCGTCTCCGGGACTGATCTCGGCTCGAAGCAATGGCAAACGAGCAGGTTTCCCCTGCGCATCATGCATCAGGGGTCTATACGTTCGCAGGTTCGGAAGGAAAGCCATGCAACCGGCTATGCCGGAAGGATCAGGTCGCCAACAGGGGCAGAAAACGTAGGGTGATCATCTACCCCAATCGTGGTGGAGTCAAGGCAAGCGCCAATTCGCCCGGAAATCTCAGCTCCGCAGCCCTGGCGCTTCCTGCCCCGTCGCCTGCACATATTCCGTATAGCCCCCGCCATAGGCATGCACGCCCTCCGGCGTCAGTTCCAGCACGCGGTTGGAGAGCGCGGCGAGGAAATGCCGGTCGTGGCTGACGAACAGCATGGTCCCCTCGAAATTCGAGAGCGCCTCGATCAGCATCTGCTTGGTCTGGATGTCGAGGTGGTTGGTCGGCTCGTCGAGCACCAGGAAGTTCGGCGGATCGAAGAGGATCAGCGCCATGGCGAGGCGCGCCTTCTCGCCGCCCGACAGCACCCGGCACTTCTTCTCGATATCGTCGCCCGAAAAGCCGAAGGCGCCCGCCAGCGCCCGGATCGGCGCCTGCCCGGCCTGCGGGAACGTGCTTTCCAGCATTTGGAAGATCGTCAGGTCGCCGTCGATCACGTCCATGGCGTGCTGGGCGAAATACCCCATCTTGACGCTGGGCCCGCGGCTGACCGCGCCGGCATCGGGCTCCGAGGTTCCGGCCACCAGCTTGAGCAGCGTCGATTTGCCCGCGCCGTTGACGCCCAGGATGCACCAGCGCTCGCGCCGCCGTACGTGAAAGTCCAGCCCGTCATAGATCGTGCGGCTGCCATAGGCCTTCCTGACGCCCTCGATCCGCACGATGTCCTCGCCCGAGCGCGGCGCCGGGCGAAATTCGAACACCACCGTCTGCCGCCGCTTGGGCGGCTCCACCCGGTCGATCTTGTCGAGCTTCTTGACCCGGCTCTGCACCTGCGCCGCGTGGCTGGCGCGCGCCTTGAACCGCTCGATAAAGGCGATTTCCTTGGCCAGCATGGCCTGCTGGCGCTCGAATTGCGCCTGCTGGTTGCGGTCGGAAATCTCGCGCTGGCCCTGGTAGAATTCATAATCGCCGGTATAGCTCGTCAGCGTGCCCGCATCGATCTCGAGGATCTTGTTGACGATCCGGTTCATGAACTCGCGGTCATGCGAGGTCATCAGCAGCGCGCCGGTATAGGTCTTTAGAAAGTTTTCCAGCCAGATCAGGCTTTCGAGGTCGAGATGGTTGCTCGGTTCGTCGAGCAGCAGCACGTCGGGCTTCATCAGGAGGATGCGCGCCAGCGCCACGCGCATCTTCCATCCGCCCGAGAGCGCACCCACGTCGCCATCCATCATTTCGGGCGAAAACCCGAGGCCATCGAGCACTTCGCGGGCGCGCCCATCCAGCGAATAGCCGTCGAGCTCCTGGAACCGGCCCTGCACCTCGCCATAGCGCTCGATGATGGCGTCCATCTGGTTGGCCTTGTCGGGGTCGGCCATGTCGGCTTCGAGCACGGCCATCTCGGCCATCAGCTCGCTCACCGGCCCCGCCCCGTTCATCACCTCGGCGACGACGGGCCTGCCCTCCATGTCGCCCACATCTTGGCTGAAATAGCCGATCGACACCCCACGATCGACCGACACCTGGCCTTCATCGGGCTTTTCCTCGCCGGTGATCATGCGAAACAGCGTGGTCTTGCCCGCCCCGTTCGGCCCCACCAGCCCGATCTTCTCGCCCTTCTGCAGCGCGGCGCTCGCCTCGATGAAGACGATCTGCTTGCCGTTCTGCTTGGAAATGGATTCGAGACGGATCATGAAACGTAGTGCCTGCTGAACGACCGGTCCTTCGCCCCTCCCCCTTCTTCAGGGGGAGGCAGGGTGGGGGCCCGGCCATGCGGTAAAAATCAGCCGCTCCTAAAGCATCCCCAGCCCATTCGAGCAACCCCGCCCGAAAGCCCTCAGCCATGCGACGGCCGGATACGGCGCTCCAGATAACACCGTGCCGCCCTCGGGCTGGACCCGAGGGCCTCTCAGCAAGCCCCAATGCCGGTTCGGTGCACCCCGATAGTGGCCCTCGGGTCAGGCCCGAGAGCGGCGCCGCGTGTGGGGTAGCCTTCGAACACCATAGGCTGGATCCCCCTCCCCCTTCTGCAGGGGGAGGTAGCGGCGCTAGGCCCAAAGGGCCGTAGCATAGCTAGGAGGGGGTTGCCGTCTCATACCGCTCGTCCCACCAGCCCTTCCACTGCGCTTCCAGCGCATCGAACTCACCCGCCGAAAGCCCATAGGTCGTAATCAGCACCGACCCACCGCCGTTCGGCCGCTTGGGTGAAACACCCATGTCGCTGACCACGATCAGCCCATTGCCGAACTGCTCCACCACCAGCGCCGTCTGGAAATGCGTCGTGTACCAGACCAGTCCCCGCGCATTGTTCCCCGTCGACAGCGCCGCCGTGTACGGGCGCCCGGCCGTGTACGCCACCGGCCCATCCAGTCCGAGCTCTGCGCTGGGTTCGCCCACACCGGGCTTGGCGGCCCCCGAGAGATAGATCGTGCGCCGCTCCTCGCCCTCATGCAGTTCCAGCGCCAGCCGCAATTGCTGGAAAAAATTGACCCAGCCTTCGCGG harbors:
- the hpt gene encoding hypoxanthine phosphoribosyltransferase → MPQAPYVVDQLISAKAIAARVEALAAEITQTFSDTDKLVVVGLLRGSFIFIADLVREIDLPVEVDFLEASSYGDAMESSREVRILKDLRGEIAGRDVLVVEDIIDTGHTLKHVLEILETRHPRRMEVCALLNKPSRREAEVPAKWIGFDIPDEFVVGYGIDYAQRNRNLPHIGKVRFVDEQP
- a CDS encoding UxaA family hydrolase; its protein translation is MNDILTPPQGKTLVLNAADNIAVALANLDVGTETAQGVSIVRRVPRGHKFATRPIGAGEAVVKFGQIIGFASEAIVPGDWVHEHNCGMGGPDGTLTHDYAFAEGAVPVDFLPPAQRATFQGYKRANGTVGTRNYIGILTSVNCSATVAKFVADAVNRSGLLEDYPEIDGVVPFVHGTGCGMESRGEGFDILKRTQWGYTSNPNLGAALLVGLGCEVFQIGRMKELYGIEEGETFQTMTIQERGGTRRMIEWGVEKVKEMLPIAAAARRETVDASHLTLALQCGGSDGYSGITANPALGVAADILVRNGGTAILSETPEIYGAEHLLTRRAASRDVGEKLIERIHWWEDYTRRNRGEMNNNPSPGNKLGGLTTILEKSLGAAAKGGTTPLTAVYEYAEKVTEKGFVFMDTPGFDPVSATGQVAGGANILAFTTGRGSAYGCKPVPSIKLATNSDMYQRMTEDMDINCGDIVEGVSIEAKGQEIFDLMLRVASGEETKSEALGYGDNEFVPWQVGAVM
- a CDS encoding GntR family transcriptional regulator translates to MKTEVGPYQFLGAAGDFSRGTVTVDVTNALRHAIVTLALPPGTVLDKTAICAQLGVSRFPVSEALARLADEGLVDILPQRGSIVSRVKIADVREYMLIRKGLESEALRVLIGRHDADAIEALHANMAAQRDAAARDDAETFHQIDVDFHDIIFRSLRMTKVKSIIDKARANLDRARRLIITPRRLNHTIAEHQAIFDGILARDTQQAMTAIRAHIDAVMVELFAFAQAHPSLFADGHDFTAEDNDFPFG
- a CDS encoding RbsD/FucU family protein — protein: MLKNIPALLGPELLSTLRAMGHGDELVIADANFPAEFLGPLVIRADGITATAMLDAVLTLLPLDQFVDETAIGMQVVGEPAARQPIDDEFEAIIARHEPEKHYSKIERFAFYDRARKAAAVIQTGETRLYGNIILKKGVIRPTSAEFSERPQ
- a CDS encoding fumarylacetoacetate hydrolase family protein, which codes for MKLLRVGAKGAEKPAIFAADGTIRDLSGVVPDIAGATLLPEGLARIAATDIDTLPQLSASERIGPCVGNVGKFICIGLNYADHAAETGAKIPEEPIIFMKATSAIIGPNDDVIIPKYAIKPDWEVELAVVIGKEARYVEEADALDHVAGYCVCNDVSERHFQTERGGTWDKGKGADTFGPIGPWLVTRDEVPDPQNLKMWLEVDGKRYQDGSTTTMIFGIAKIVSYVSHFMSLQPGDVITTGTPPGVGMGVRPEPVWLKPGNVMHLGIQGLGEQRQNVKAYSA
- a CDS encoding L-aspartate oxidase; this encodes MTTFDNTLNADGALIVGAGLAGLFTALKLAPRPVTVLSPKPLGTGASSAWAQGGVAAAMGEGDSPHAHAQDTEMAGAGIVDHGIAESVTAEAVARIEDLARWGTPFDRDDFGNFELGREAAHSANRIVKVEGDRAGWAIMQAIIAQVRKTPSIRVVEGITALSLARDNGRIVGIYGRRLGDRYSEPIFIRARATVLAAGGLGGLYAVTTNPPGVRGHALGMAARAGAIIADPEFVQFHPTAIATGADPAPLATEALRGEGAILVNDLGERFMPAIHPDAELAPRDVVARANFRQIQAGRQVFLDTRQALGADILTRFPTVSKYCRDAGIDPVNGMIPVTPAAHFHMGGVKVDERGRSSLPGLWVCGEASCTGLHGANRLASNSLLEAVVYGARIAEDIGGLEPQRELTPFKGIEWDEAEGARAEEVLRNTPAVQDLRRVMTDLVGVERDAAGLRTALREIARLEATAERVTSAYLNMTTSATLVAAAALKRTESRGGHFRIDFPDSNEAWEHHTEMTLSEALSIRAEA
- a CDS encoding c-type cytochrome, which codes for MRRRWIVLGVVVVLGAATAAYFLKPVTGPARDLTLVGDVARGDYLIRLGGCVACHTNAAAGGAELAGGVGLETAFGTFVPPNITSDPDVGIGRWTVQQFSDAMSNGMGPQGHLYPTFPYENYTLMSDQEIVDLYAALMATEPVSTPAGESQVPFPFNIRLAMAGWQNLFFRPARFSPEEGQSEQYNRGKYLAYGPAHCVACHTPRNALGALEWDKALTGSPGGTGGRAPALTAAALTEEGYDVPTLVQTLKDGFTPGFDVLGGSMGEVIADSTSHWTDEDLTALATYLLTE
- a CDS encoding PfkB family carbohydrate kinase; amino-acid sequence: MFVVGGESLIDLVPVSAAADAERVALAGGSPFNCAIALSKLGNATGFLCPISQDQYGDLLLKPLAEAGVAVLLKDRVPEPTTKAIVTFNEKMQASYVFERHADRAFTREGLIAALPERIALYQIGGFSPIRADDAAIWTDVVAAAVERGATISIDINVRDKLIDDEAGYRSRLSAFLDTAHVVKLSEEDHDWLKPGTSIEAHAAELLARPRCELVVVTLGEHGSRAFTAAGEAVAPIYAPPVFGDTVGAGDSLMAGILTWLAEAGALKPGGLAALDAEALAEMLRFGAVVAGINCGRKGCQPPSRGEVDAVLAA
- the rpsU gene encoding 30S ribosomal protein S21 is translated as MQVQVRDNNVDQALRVLKKRLQREGVFREMKLRKYFEKPSEERVRRKAEAVRRSRKAARKQAIREGLIAAPKRPERTFGSRPGGAR
- a CDS encoding ABC-F family ATP-binding cassette domain-containing protein; its protein translation is MIRLESISKQNGKQIVFIEASAALQKGEKIGLVGPNGAGKTTLFRMITGEEKPDEGQVSVDRGVSIGYFSQDVGDMEGRPVVAEVMNGAGPVSELMAEMAVLEADMADPDKANQMDAIIERYGEVQGRFQELDGYSLDGRAREVLDGLGFSPEMMDGDVGALSGGWKMRVALARILLMKPDVLLLDEPSNHLDLESLIWLENFLKTYTGALLMTSHDREFMNRIVNKILEIDAGTLTSYTGDYEFYQGQREISDRNQQAQFERQQAMLAKEIAFIERFKARASHAAQVQSRVKKLDKIDRVEPPKRRQTVVFEFRPAPRSGEDIVRIEGVRKAYGSRTIYDGLDFHVRRRERWCILGVNGAGKSTLLKLVAGTSEPDAGAVSRGPSVKMGYFAQHAMDVIDGDLTIFQMLESTFPQAGQAPIRALAGAFGFSGDDIEKKCRVLSGGEKARLAMALILFDPPNFLVLDEPTNHLDIQTKQMLIEALSNFEGTMLFVSHDRHFLAALSNRVLELTPEGVHAYGGGYTEYVQATGQEAPGLRS
- a CDS encoding SRPBCC family protein, which gives rise to MSETPDTRQVVVDITIAAPIESVWEALRDPKLIETWFGWDAPSLAEEIKFIFLDHAEADAARRVVQFGEWEGSSDAIELTEEAGGTRLRMIRSGGAPLDWDGVYEDIREGWVNFFQQLRLALELHEGEERRTIYLSGAAKPGVGEPSAELGLDGPVAYTAGRPYTAALSTGNNARGLVWYTTHFQTALVVEQFGNGLIVVSDMGVSPKRPNGGGSVLITTYGLSAGEFDALEAQWKGWWDERYETATPS